One Spea bombifrons isolate aSpeBom1 chromosome 1, aSpeBom1.2.pri, whole genome shotgun sequence DNA window includes the following coding sequences:
- the LOC128492677 gene encoding zinc finger protein 454-like, whose translation MDSTVATQNRSFGPSEDLKPLMGCSELVSPFIVTKKVDVSPKEEPLEWLISDVRSIAEPRLEIISGKCLRSESFLLKIGQGIKGLVPNAQDFSSVVTDIDIEKKQFEETPCALGELEKEVQKVNNVWNYTQELKHVKHESEVGCLHVKAELSSTEIFNQMLVPRTSNLLSNKSCHPPSLAPELLFKCETCDKVMKNLASLREHQRIHTGERPFKCKVCKKHFIRCADLIKHGLVHSNSRPHGCKECGKKFKLAGDLRKHSKVHSDQFPFKCESCEKKFKRAACLNKHMRVHTEEKPFPCPVCGKRFKWQSSVREHQRIHSGEKPFQCPDCMKRFTHLSTFLQHNRIHKESAAFTCDICDKSFNHKSNLRKHQRALHT comes from the exons ATGGATAGCACCGTGGCAACACAAAACAGGTCATTTGGACCTTCAGAAGATCTCAAGCCTTTAATGGGGTGCTCTGAACTTGTTTCCCCATTTATCGTAACCAAAAAAGTAGATGTGAGCCCTAAAGAGGAACCCTTGGAATGGCTGATATCTGATGTGAGATCTATAGCTGAACCACGACTTGAAATCATTTCTGGAAAATGTCTTAGATCAgaatcatttttattgaaaataggGCAGGGTATTAAGGGTTTGGTGCCCAATGCACAAGATTTTAGCTCAGTAGTTACTGACATagatattgaaaaaaaacagttcgAAGAAACCCCATGTGCATTAGGAGAATTGGAGAAAGAAGTGCAAAAAGTGAACAATGTGTGGAATTATACACAAGAACTGAAGCATGTGAAACATGAGAGCGAAGTAGGATGCTTGCACGTAAAAGCTGAACTCAGCAGTACTGAGATCTTTAACCAGATGCTTGTGCCAAGAACGAGCAATCTCCTTTCAAATAAATCATGTCATCCACCATCTCTGGCCCCTGAGCTGCTCTTTAAGTGCGAGACATGTGATAAAGTCATGAAGAATCTGGCAAGCTTGCGGGAGCACCAGAGAATACATACGGGAGAGCGTCCCTTCAAATGCAAG GTGTGTAAAAAGCATTTTATCCGTTGCGCAGACCTCATCAAACACGGCCTGGTTCATTCCAACAGTCGTCCACACGGGTGCAAAGAATGTGGGAAGAAATTTAAATTGGCTGGAGACTTGCGCAAGCACAGCAAAGTGCACTCTGATCAATTTCCTTTCAAATGTGAATCGTGTGAAAAAAAGTTCAAGAGGGCAGCCTGCCTTAATAAACACATGCGCGTCCACACCGAGGAGAAACCATTCCCTTGCCCTGTATGTGGCAAACGCTTCAAGTGGCAGTCATCTGTAAGAGAGCATCAAAGGATCCACTCAGGAGAGAAACCTTTTCAGTGTCCAGACTGCATGAAGAGGTTCACTCACTTGTCCACTTTCCTCCAGCACAACAGGATTCATAAGGAGAGTGCTGCCTTCACCTGTGACATTTGTGACAAATCTTTTAACCACAAGTCAAACCTTCGGAAACACCAAAGAGCACTTCACACGTGA
- the MADCAM1 gene encoding mucosal addressin cell adhesion molecule 1 — protein MAPFQSFCIIVQLVLLCTAQNILNLHPVNPVVSLGGSINLNCSINCQGGSTSWKGLDTNLGHLHYGLGYSILAIQNATISMEGIRVCVGSCPGVRQNFYGTVRLEMYALPEYLHLTSHIKEHSNTLNCSIYGVYPASTVLLSWFRGSKKLEISGEEMLVEEGNELINLTSSIEEKWLPGTIYRCKAELSVGDHVFSREGTIQVPNKAENTTTGTNPQVVVTTSSIPTSLNTEPALDSRTTQVISERSSNTFPNQKAMDSLTWSWKTHGSISHSPTPTMEEPPNPAISIAENTTTGTNPQVVGTTSSIPTSLNTERALDSRTTQVIAERSLKTFPNQKEMDSLTQSWKTHGSISHSPTPTMEEPPNPATSIGGLKLLWISLPTVGIMGSLLLILQLWRRISRGGSFKTTVKENTAYAESQCVFRKV, from the exons ATGGCTCCCTTTCAGAGCTTCTGCATTATTGTCCAGCTGGTCCTTCTGTGCACTG CTCAGAACATTTTAAATTTGCATCCTGTGAATCCTGTGGTGTCTCTTGGAGGATCAATTAATCTGAACTGCTCAATTAATTGCCAGGGAGGCTCCACCAGCTGGAAGGGGCTTGACACAAACTTGGGTCATCTGCATTATGGTTTAGGTTACAGTATACTGGCCATCCAAAATGCCACAATCTCCATGGAGGGCATCAGGGTCTGTGTGGGAAGCTGCCCAGGAGTCCGTCAAAACTTCTATGGGACTGTCAGACTGGAAATGTATG CTCTGCCTGAATATCTACACTTGACCTCCCATATTAAGGAACATTCTAACACCCTGAATTGCTCCATTTATGGTGTTTACCCTGCATCCACTGTTCTGCTGAGTTGGTTCCGTGGATCCAAGAAATTGGAAATCTCTGGAGAAGAGATGCTTGTGGAAGAGGGTAACGAGCTGATAAACCTGACCAGCAGTATAGAGGAAAAGTGGTTGCCAGGGACAATTTACAGGTGTAAAGCAGAGCTGAGTGTTGGTGACCATGTATTCAGCCGGGAAGGGACCATACAAGTACCAAACAAAG CTGAAAACACTACCACTGGTACAAATCCCCAAGTCGTTGTTACCACCAGCAGTATTCCAACAAGCCTTAACACTGAACCAGCCTTGGACAGTAGGACTACACAGGTGATATCAGAAAGATCTTCAAACACCTTTCCAAATCAAAAAGCGATGGATTCTCTGACATGGTCATGGAAAACACATGGGTCCATAAGCCACAGCCCAACACCTACTATGGAGGAACCCCCTAACCCAGCAATATCCATAG CTGAAAACACCACCACTGGTACAAATCCCCAAGTTGTAGGAACCACCAGCAGTATTCCAACAAGCCTTAACACTGAACGAGCCTTGGACAGCAGGACTACACAGGTGATAGCGGAAAGATCTTTAAAAACCTTTCCGAATCAAAAAGAGATGGATTCTCTGACACAGTCATGGAAAACACATGGATCCATAAGCCACAGCCCAACACCTACTATGGAGGAACCCCCCAACCCAGCAACATCCATAG GCGGCTTAAAACTTTTGTGGATTAGTTTACCAACCGTGGGCATAATGGGCAGCCTCTTGCTGATTCTTCAACTCTGGAGACGCATCAGTCGTGGGGGATCCTTCAAAACAACTGTAAAGGAAAACACAGCATATGCGGAGAGTCAATGTGTGTTTCGGAAAGTCTGA